In the genome of Bacillus thuringiensis, the window CTTTAACAGAAGATAAAGTTGTCCTTGTTCGTCACTTAGATCCTAGTGGAAATGAATGTAATCGCGTCTTGCAATTTGCCTATTTAAATAGTTTCTATCAAACTGGATTGAAAAACTTAATAGATAAAGCTGTTATTAAGCATACAGAGGAAAACAATACATTTGATCCATCAGCTTTTCAAAAGCTAGATGAAATTCCATTCGATTTCGCCCGCCGGCGTATGTCAGTCATCGTAAAGGATAGTTCAGGTGAACATACAATGGTTTGTAAAGGTGCCGTAGAAGAAATTTTATCAATTTGTAACTACACTGAAGTGGATAAAAAAATAGTTACACTCACTGAGGAAACACGCTCAAATGTCAAAAAACTAAGCGAGACATTGAATAGTGAAGGTATGCGGGTTATTGCTGTGGCTTATAAAAAAGATAGAAAAATAAATGATAAAGAGTACGCAGTAAAAGACGAAACTGATATGATTCTCGCTGGATATATCGGCTTTTTAGATCCACCGAAACCATCTGCAGCAGCTGCAATTCAAGCATTACAAAAGCATGGTGTACAAGTGAAAATTTTAACTGGCGATAACGAAATTGTTACAAGAAAGGTTTGTAAAGAAGTTGGATTAAATATCGGCGAACCCATCCTCGGTTACGAGATTGATTCTTTACCAGATAAAGCATTAGCAAAACTTGCTGAAGAAACGACTGTATTTGCGAAGCTAAATCCAATGCAAAAATCTCGCATTATACGCGCACTACAAGGAAATGGACACACTGTAGGTTATATGGGAGATGGCATTAACGATGCTGTAGCATTACGTGAAGCTGATGTCGGAATATCCGTTGATACTGCTACTGATATTGCAAAAGAAGCTTCCGATATTATTCTACTCGAAAAAAGTTTAACTATATTAGAAGCCGGGATTTTAGAAGGGCGTACTACATTCGGAAATATTTTAAAATATATTAAGATGACAGCTAGCTCTAACTTCGGTAATGTGTTTAGCGTGTTAGTAGCAAGTGCTTTCATTCCCTTTTTACCGATGCTTGCCATTCATCTTTTAATTCAAAACTTACTTTATGATATTTCACAACTTTCTATTCCATGGGACAAAATGGATAAAGAGTTTCTAGAAAAGCCACGAAAATGGGATACTGCAAACTTACGAAACTTCATTATTTGTATCGGCCCAATTAGTTCTATATTTGATATTATCACATACGTAGTCATGTGGAATGTATTTGGCGCAAATACACCGAGCGAACAATCATTATTCCAGTCCGGTTGGTTTGTCGTTGGATTGTTAACACAAACTTTAATTGTTCACATGATAAGAACACAGAAGATTCCATTTATTCAAAGCACTGCATCAACACCAGTCGTTTTATTAACTGCTCTTATTATGGCAATCGGGATTTATATTCCATTCTCACCACTTGGTGCAGCCGTTGGTTTACAAGCATTGCCACTTAGCTACTTCCCTTGGTTAGTAGGAATACTATTAGGCTACGCTGTCTTAACACAATTCCTGAAAAAGCTTTATATTAAAAAGTTTCATAGCTGGTTGTAAAAATAAGAATGAGTGGGTATCCCCCGCTCATTCTAAAAAACATAACAGATACTTATATATGGAGGTGACCATGATGGTATGGTACGACATTGTATTCAGATTAGTTATCGCAATTATTGTAGGTGCTTGCATCGGAATGGAAAGGCAATGGAGACACCGAATGGCCGGGCTGCGGACAAATGCTCTCGTATCACTTGGTGCCTGTATATTTGTTTTATTATCCGTCATGCTTGATCATGATGCTAGCCCATCCCGCATTGCTGCTCAAGTTGTTAGTGGTATTGGTTTTTTAGGGGGTGGCGTTATTATCCGCGATGGTTTTAGTATTAGAGGGCTAAATACGGCAGCTACTTTATGGTGTGCAGCTGCTGTCGGTACTCTTACAGGCGCCGGTTTCCTCGTTGCAGCTATATTAGGTGCAGCCGGCGTGTTACTAGCAAATATACTTCTTCGCCCAATTGCTCTTTTTATGAATAAAAAATCAAAAGAAGAATCACCTGAACAAACGAACTACTTACTTTCCCTTACTTGTTCAGAAGAAAATGAAGCACATATTCGTTTTTTACTTATGCATATGGTAAGTACAGAAGGGCTCAGTTTAAAAGAGTTGTATAGTGAAGATGTAGATTCTAATCAAAAAGTTTGTATACAGGCTACATTACATTGCAAGACAAATGCAGCTATCTTAATTGAAAAAATAGTAAGTAGAATGCTATTAGAATCTGGCGTTACTGGAGCTGGATGGAAGACTTCTTTAGATTTAGAAGCGAGTTAAATAGGAAAGGTGTCATGATATTTACTACTTCATAACACCTTCTACATAAACTTATTTTCTAACTTTTGTTGAAACGACTTCTCTTGCTTACGTAGTAGTTGACTACCTCGTTGTAAAAGCGGGGTTCCATACTTATCATTAATTTGATCAATGACAGCAAGTAGCGGTTCTTTTTTTGCATCCTCTTCAAATGAAAACAAATCTAATTGTTTCACCGATTCTGTCTTCCACTCTATTTCAGTAGCTGTAACACCTAGTAAACGCACGGAATCACCATCCCAATGTTGCTTCCATAAACGGGATGCTGCTTGAAAAATATCGCGTTCTTCCCAAATCGCATTTTTCAATTGCTTACTCCGTGTTACTGTTCGCCTATCATGGTATTTAATCATAATTTGAATATTATAGCTGACAAGGGTTCGCTTTTGTAACCTTTTACTCACTGACTTTGATAAACGTTCTAACATATCAAGTAATTCTTTCTCTTCATCCATATCCTTTGAAAAAGTCATCGAGTTACCGACGCTTTTATGCTGTCCCATTTGACTCGGATCCACTTCCCTATCATCCATACCTTTTGCACGCCTTTGCAAATCAACACCGTGCTTGCCAATTTTAGAGCGAATGATATGCTCGTCTCCCTTTGCCAACTGTTCAATTGTCTGTATATGAATATCATTTAATTTTTCAGCTGTTTTCTCACCAATTCCATGCATTGCTCTAACTGGACGTGGCCAAATCAGTTCTGGAATATCGCGTTTTCGAAGCACGGTAATACCAAGTGGTTTTTTCATATCTGAAGCGGTCTTTGCTAGAAATAGATTTGGAGCAATTCCGATACTACACGGAAGCTGCAACTCTGTTAATAGTGCCTGTTGAATCATCTTTGCTATTTCAAGAGGCGAACCAAGTGCGTAGCAATCTGTAATATCTAAATATCCTTCATCTATTGAGACTGGTTGTATCTTTTCTGTAAAACGAGAAAGGACTTGAAACATTTGAAATGAAGCTTCGCGATATAATGTGAAATTAGGACGCCTTACAACTAATTGCGGGCATAACCTTTTCGCTTCCCAAAGGGGCATCGTCGTACGTATTCCGTATTCTCTCGCCTCATAACTACATGTTATAATAATTCCTTTTCTCTCTTTTTCATTTCCAGCAACCGCTAATGGCTTTCCTTGTAATGATGGATCATGAGCAATTTCAACAGATGCGAAAAAGCAATTCATATCTACATGCAAAATTACACGACCATTTTTCGGATACATTTCTCGCATAGTACTCACCCCCCTAATCAGAACATTCGTTCTTTCATTATATCAAATTTTGCACAATAGTTATAATAATTACTTGTTCTTTTTTATAATCCATATAAAGAGGATACACATGTGAAAGAGGCTGATTATGATGAAATTAACTATATGTTCCTTGTAGTTATATTAATCATCATAATTAATTATTTACTCCTTCCAATTTTCAACATGAATACGTTTGGATTTTTCTCTCGTCTAATATTATATACTGCCATGATTTTTCTTGTATTGGCTTATACGCCTTGTAAAAATAATCGAATCAAAATAAAAAGCGTGTAAATCACAATTGATTTACACGCTTTTTCTATTCTATTACTTCGCTACTTCTTCAATAATTGCAACAACTAATTCTGCTGTTTTTGCTAACTCTTCAACAGGAATCTTCTCGTTTGTTGTATGAATTTCTTCATAACCAACTGCCAAGTTAACTGTTGGGATACCGTGTCCTGCAATTACGTTTGCATCACTTCCGCCACCACTTTGGTGAAGAGAAGGTGTACGACCAATTTTTTCAGCTGCACGTTTCGCAACTTCTACAACGTGATCGCCATCTGCAAATTTAAATCCTGGGTACATAACGTTTACTTCAACGTCTGCATGACCACCCATTTCTTTTGCAGTTGTTTCAAATGCTTCTTTCATTTTCGCAACTTGTGCTTCCATTTTCTCATTGATTAAAGAACGAGCTTCTGCAAAGATTTGTACATGATCGCAAACGATATTCGTTTGTGTACCACCTTCAAAACGTCCAATGTTTGCAGTCGTTTCAGAGTCAATGCGACCAAGTGGCATCTTCGCAATTGCTTTCGCTGCAATAGTAATTGCAGATACACCTTTCTCCGGTGCTACACCAGCGTGAGCTGTTTTCCCGCGAATAATTGCGTTCACTTTCGCTTGTGTTGGAGCTGCAACAACGATTTCACCAACTTTTCCATCGCTATCTAATGCGTAGCCATACTTCGCTGTAATACGCTCACGATCTAAAGCTTTTGCACCAACAAGACCTGATTCTTCTCCGACTGTAATAATAAATTCAATTTTACCGTGAGGGATATTTTTCTCTTTTAAAACACGGATTGCTTCGAACATTGATGCTAATCCAGCTTTATCATCCGCACCTAAAATTGTTGTACCATCTGATACGATATATCCATCTTTAATAGAAGGCTTAATTCCATTACCAGGAACTACTGTATCCATATGAGAAGTAAAGTAAATTGTATCAACACCATCTTTTGTTGCTGGTAAAGTACAAATTAAGTTACCTGCACCATGACCAGTTACAGCCATTGTGTCATCTTCAAATACTTCTACACCTAAATCTGTAAATTTCTTCGTTAATACTTTGCAGATTTCTGCTTCAAATTTCGTTTCAGAATCTACTTGTACTAATTCCATAAATTCATTTACTAAACGTTCTTGATTAATCATAAGACTGCGCCTCCTGCACTACCATTATGTATGTAACACTATTAATTATAACAGAATTTCGCAAAAGTTTCGAAATACAAGACAAAAAACAGATGGTTTACATGTCTAGATAACCATCTGCTTTCTATTACTCATTTAACAATACCCAGCGCATATGATCCTCCCACACGCCATTTACCATTAACATCTTCCTAGACACGCCTTCATATTGAAAGCCTATCTTCGTCACTACTTGTATAGATGCTAAATTACGAGGCATAATCGGAGCTTCTATACGATGTAACTGAAATCCCTCAAAAGCAACTTGAATTGCTTTTCTAAGCGCTTCTGTCGTATACCCTTTGTTTAACTCTGCTTTATCTAATTTATAACCGAGTACACAAGATTGATAAATGCCACGAACGATTAAATTAAATGAAATGCACCCAATTATTTTCGTATCATCACCTTTTTTAAAAATCCATAGTCTGATGATTTTCCCTTCTTCGAACTCTTTTCTATCCTTTTGCAACTTTTTCTTTTGATAATCTAGCGTAAAAAAATCATCCGGTCTATACTCTTCCCAAGCTTTTAAAAACTCACGATTTCTGTCGTAATATTGAAGAACTGTTTCAGCATACGACTCATCAATTTCCCTTAAATATAAACGATCTGTTTCGTATATTTTCATCATCGTATCTCCATTCTTCAGCTTGCCCAACTAAAAATTAACAATATACCCTTTTACTATATTCTCTACACACACTCAAATTTCCTGTTATATTTTGCAACCCCTTCCCGAATTTTGTCCTTACTCTCCCCTTGTCCATAATTTCATTTCTCGTTACAATGAAATTGTACTGATTTGCAAGGAGGTATAACGATGCATAAAAAAGCTCAAAAAATTATGGTTTATGTGATGCTAATTTCTATGCTTGTAACAACATTACTTGCTGGCGCGAGTATGTTTTGGTAAAAAGGGCGATGTGTTCGTCCTTTTTTTACTTTTTACACATGACAAAATAAACCATCTCGACATCGAGATGGTTTATTTTATATAAAACACAATCGCTACAATACTAAAGGAAAATGACATTACAAGTGCTATTACAAAACTTGTATATTGTTTCTGCTGAAATGCCCCGATAACAAAAGTGAGATTAAGTAATGCCATACATACAATCGCTACAAGATAAGAACATATATTAAAAGTTGCCAATATGAATGTAATAACAAATAGAAATCCCATAAAAAACTGCATATACGAAAGTTTTGGATTCAAGTACATATGAGCAACCCCTTTATCTAATTTTATCTTTCTATACTTTCATTAACGCACGGTTATGTACACATGTCAAGACAACTTATTACAATAGAAAAAGCCAACCTTTTCGTTGACTTCTTCATATGCAACGGCTCCTTTTTCTTTTGCCAATTGCTGAAATGATTTTTTCGATTTCACAATCCATACTTTCGTTCCAATTGGAATACGATCAAACAAATATTCCACATCGTTTTTCTTCATTCTTATACATCCTTGTGAAATATACTTTCCAATTGAACTCGGTTGGTTTGTTCCATGTATTCCATATTTACTTCCATCAGTTCCTCTTGCATTAAATCCAATCCACCTTGATCCAAGTGGATTTTTTGGCGATCCACCTGGAATATCCTTCGCAATATAATACGGATCCTTCGCTTTCATTACAACATCAAAAGTTCCTTCTGGAGTTAATTCATTCGTTTTTCCTGTCGCTACTGGAAAAACCTTTTGAATCTTTCCATCGTCAATGTAAGCTAATTTATTCGTTGCTTTATTTACAATAATAAAAGGATCTCCGGCACGTGGATTATCCCCAAGAGGCCAAATCGGCGATAAAGAAAGACATAATATGATAGAGAGAAGATACGGCATAGATAATTCCTACCTTCTATATAAGTTCTTTTATATTATCCTTTCCCTTAAAGCGACTTTTAATGAGTAAATATTGTTCCATTTCATACACAAGTTGAACAAGTTTCGCACGTATCTCAAATTCTTCGCGTGTAGCTGGCAATGGCATGTCTCTAAATAATTCCCTCATTTCTTGAAGCTGCCTTAAGGAAATAACTCCAGTACTCTCAGGGCTAATAGCATTACCAATGTTTTCAACAACATCTGCAATCATGTCAGCTTGTTCATACGTCCACGATAAAGAAGCTGCTAGTGGTATCATTCTCTCTAAAATTTCGAATTGTTGCATACGCATATTAAAATAACGATAGTAATAATCATCTTCTCGCATAAATGCATTCTCAAGTTTTTTAAACGATAAATCTCTTGCTTCATTTAACATATTCTCGGTTTCAATGAGTTCTGCTCCACTCCAACTACTTTCTCGATTTCGTAAATACACAACCATTTCAAACAAAATCGTTTTAAAATTACTCTCTATTTTATCCTGATACTCTTTTAGCTTATTTTCACTACTCGGCATATACATATTTACTAATAACGCCACGCTAATCCCTATCGTTAATATAGCAATTTCATTTCCAACTATAAGCCATGTAATTTGCTTCAATGAATATAGATGCATAACAATAACTGAACTCGTGACAATACCTTCTTGAATTTTAAGCATTACTGCAGTCGGAATAAATGTAAGTAACAATATGCTAATTGCAAGTGGTGTATAGCCGATCGTTTCAAAAATACAAAACGCGAATACCATTGATAATACACACGCTAGAAAACGATGTAACGACACTTGAAGCGATTTGCGCTTCGTATTTTGTACACATAAAATAACTAAAATACCTGCTGAACTATAAAATTCTAATCCTAATAACTGAGCAATAAAAACTGCCGCGCCTGTCCCAATTGCTGTTTTTACTGTACGGTATCCAATTTTGAACATATCATTGCTCCTATATGTATAAACGTATTTACAGCTAGTATAAAAAAAGGATGACACAATGTCATCCTTTTCTACTTATTATTCACATAACCTTTTCATATTACAATATTTTTTGTAAAAATTGTTGCGCACGTTCACTTTTCGGCGCTGCAAAAAATTCTTCTGGCGCACTATCTTCTACAAGCTTTCCTCCGTCCAAGAAAAGAACACGATCTGCCACTTCTTTTGCAAAGCCCATTTCATGTGTAACGATAGCCATCGTCATTCCAGTCGTAACTAACGATTTCATAACTTCTAACACTTCTTTCACCATCTCTGGATCTAGCGCCGATGTCGGTTCATCAAATAACATAACTTCCGGTTCCATAGCTAACGCTCTTGCAATTGCTACACGTTGCTTTTGTCCTCCCGAAAGACGATTCGGATACGTATCTTTTTTATCTACTAATCCAACCTTTTCTAAAAGTTTCTCAGCTTTCTTTTCAGCTTCTTGCTTCGTTACCCCTTTTACATTGATAGGAGCATACGTAATATTTTCTAATACAGTCATATGAGGAAATAAGTGAAAATGCTGAAAGACCATACCGACATTTTCACGAACATGCATAACATTCGTTTTCGGATTCGTTACTTCTTCCGTTCCAATCCAAATGTGACCATTCGTCGGTGCTTCTAACATATTCATACAACGTAAAAATGTTGATTTCCCTGATCCAGAAGGCCCTATAATTGCAACTACTTCCCCTTTTTCAATCGTTGTTGTGATTCCTTTTAATACTTCGTTTTTACCAAATGATTTATGAAGGTTTTCAATTTTAATCACTTTTCTTCATTCTCCCTTCAATTGCCTTCCCGACTAATGTAAGAATAATGACTAACATATAATAAATCAGTCCAACAAAAAGTAATGGTTCAAGATATTTAAACGTTTCACCGCCTACGATGTAAGCACGGCGCATTAAATCAGTCGCGCCTATTACTGTTACTACAGCTGATTCTTTCGTAAGTGTCGCAAATTCGTTCACAAGCGCTGGTAATATATTTTTTAATGCTTGAGGGAAAATAATATTTCTCATCATTTTTCCGTACGGTATCCCTAAAGCCATTGCTGCTTCTGTTTGTCCTTTATCAACTGCTTGAATACCAGCACGAATCACTTCTGACATGTATGCACCTGAATTTAAGCTAAATGCAAGTACAGCTGCTAAGAATGCTGGTATTTCATAACCAATTATTTGCGGGACGCCGAAATAAATAATCATTAATTGCAATACAAGTGGTGTACCACGAAAAATTGATGTATAAAAATCTGCTGCTATATTTAACGCTCGTATTCTAGCAATTTTACAAAGTGCTAATAATGTTCCTAAAATAAATCCTGCTAAAGCTGATACTGCTACAATTTTCAAAGTAACTTCTAAACCTTTTAGTATATACGGTATCGAAGGCGTAATCGCCGAGAAATCTAAATTCATACTGCTCATTCCCCTCACAGAAAAGTGAAAGGCAGCTTATTTTTCGCTGCCAAACCATTTCTTCACTAATTTATCCATTTCTCCATTTTCTTGCATTTTTTTAATTACTTTATTAAATTCAGCTGTTTTATCACTGTTTTTCGGAAGGGCAATTGCTGCTCCAACTTCTTCTGGTGCTTCTTTAATTTCAATTCCTTGTAAATCTTTCATTTTCTCTAAATAATTTTTAGCAACTGTGTCTTCTATAATTGCAGCGTCAAAACGACCAGCTTTAATTTCTTGTACGATTTCTGGTATACGGTCACGTCCCTCAACTTTGAAATCTACTTGTTTTTTAAATTCTGCTGCTTTCTCTTCTTGAATAGATCCTGTTTGTACTCCTACTTTTTTCCCTTTTAAATCCTCTACAGATTTAATGTTAGAATCCTTTTTAGAAACGACCATATTTTTCGCAACAAAATAAATATCTGTAAAATCAACATTATTTTTACGCTCTGCAGTTGGCGTCATGCCTGCCATTACGAAATCAACTTTTCCTGAACTAAGAGATGCTAATAAACCACCAAAATCCATATCTTTCACTTTCACTTCATACCCAAGTTCTTTTCCGATATATTTAGCAACATCAACATCAAAACCAATAATTTCATCACTTTTTGAAGCTTCCACGTATTCATATGGTTTATAATCTGCTGAAGTCCCCATTACGAGTACTTTCTTATTTCCTTTTGTTTCTTTCGATTCCCCATTACTACAAGCGCTGAATATACTTACAATTAAAATAAGTGCAAACGATATTGATAATAACTTCTTCATCTTTCTTCCCCCTAATAATGTATATTTAAAAGTTTAATAGAATATTTATTCGATGTTTGTATTGTATCAGCACTTTCATTTTTATGCAATATATAAAATAAAAATAAATAAAATTACAATACAAATGCTGTTTGTTATGTATAAAATTATGCATAAAACAACACAACTATGCATATCTCAGAAATTGAAATAATAAATAAAAAAAGGCGGTACATCCACTTGATTGTGGACGTACCGCCTTTTTTCTTATTTTTTATAGTTCTTCACAATTCTCTTCGAAATACGATTGTAGTTTCGCAATAACTTGCATCGGTTCATGTCCTTCAATTTCATGACGCTCTACCATCGTTACAATTTTTCCATCTTTTAATAAAGCAAATGATGGAGAAGAAGGTGGGTACCCTTCGAAATATTCACGCGCTCTTGCTGTCGCTTCTTTATCTTGACCTGCAAACACCGTTACAAGGTGGTTAGGACGTTTATCATAATGTACGGAATGCGCAGCAGCAGGACGAGCAATACCACCTGCACAACCACATACAGAGTTTACCATTACAAGTGTTGTTCCATTTCTTTTAAACGCTTCTTCTACCGCTTCCGGCGTCGTCAATTCTGTATATCCAGCAGAGACAATCTCTTCACGCGCTTGGCGAACAACATCATTCATAAAAAAGTTAAAATTAATCACTCTTTTCCCTCCTCTAAAACTACCTATTTGTATCTTACCAGTTAATGTTTATGAAATACAAGTAAGTTTACTTGTATTTCAGTATAGAAAAGGTGTTAGAGCACTTGCTCTAACACCTTTTCTTTAATGACCACGATGTTTTTGCTTTGCTTTTTGTACTTTAATTAAACGTCTTCTTTCTTTTTCAGCTTCTCGCTTCTCTTTAGACTGCACTTTCTTTTCTTGTTTATGCAATTCATAAGATAAACTAATCGCCTCTTGCGCCTTAGTAAAACGTTTAACATTTGTTTCTTTTGCTACTTGTCGTATGATACGCTTTATGTTTTTAGGACGCTGTTTTTCTTTAACTTCTACACCACATTTTGCAAAATGCTGAAAGTGCTCTAAAAGTGAACCATTCACAAACATAAGCACTTCTTCATCTGACGGTTCCGTTCCAAAAATATACCTCGCTCCATACAATTTCCCTTGTTCTTTGCATGTAATAATTCCAACAAAAAATTGACCATCATGATATACTGTCAACTCCATTGACAGCCCCTCCTTTAAAAAATTAGAAATACGGGACATCCCGGAGGGGAAGGTTACTGACATAAAATCATGCGTCTGGACTACCAACCAGAGCTGTGTTTTTGTATTTCTTTCACTATTATTATATCTTTTTTTCCATAATCTTCATATATTCAACAATCATTTTTTTATGCGATCCTACAATATAGTCAGGTAGTTCTGTTACTGAAAAGAATTTAAGCTGAACTGCTTCTTCTTTATTCATAACAAAATCCCCTTCGTATTCATCCGTATAATAGGCGGTTGTTACAGATTGAAATTCATCACCGTTTGCTAATTTTGTAAAGTAGTTCGCTCCAGAAAATACATTGATTAGTCGCAAGTTCTTCACTCTTATTCCTGTCTCTTCATATACTTCACGATAAGCTGTTTCTTCTGGTGATTCACTAAGCTCCATTAGCCCGCCAGGTAGCCCCCATTTTCCGTACGGCTCTGTCCGCTGCTGCAATAAAACATAACCATTTTCATTTATAACGAGTACAACAGCACCAACTAAAATTAAAGGGCGATGACCAACTATTTTTCGTAATTCTTCTACATATCCCACCGTATCGCCTCCTTTTTCGTTGTCCACACTATTGTATCATATGTACGAAACGACAAAATGCGTATATTTTTCATTTTTTTAACAAAATATTTATTTTATGTGATTCATCTACTGTAGCTAACATAATGGATTCAATTTCCGCACTCTTCTCTAAAAACTCTTTTGCCCACTCTTCTGTTTTTCCTATTAAAGCGAGAACGTCCTGCTGAATCCTTCCATCTTTCACTAAAATAAAAGAAACTGGAGACCTTCTCCCCGCCACTTTTAGATCACGCCGGGAAGCTGCTTCATATTCTGGATACTGAAATATAGAAACAACGCCACTCGCTTCCCATAATGCTAATTTAACCGTTTGAATATCGCTCACATTTCGCATGCGAAGTTCCGAAAATAAATATTCCGCCGTAATTCTCGCCTTTTTCAAATTGCTAAAATCAATGGAACCATTGTGTATAAGAACAATAGGTGCTGGCTCTAAAAAACGTCTCCATCTATCCCATTTCAACATTAAAATAGAGCTTACAATATGAAGTACAACTAGTATAAAAGTTGTAATCATTGAACCAAGTAATCCGACTTTTTCATCAGATAGTGCATTAGAAATATTCCCACCAAGCAATAATACTAATACAACATCTAAAAAGCGCAGCTGCGCGATGGATCTTTGCCCCATTGCTTTCGCAACTAATATTAAAAATATGTACGCTATTATAGCTCGAACAACCCATTCACCAATCGAAAGATGCCTTGCTCCTTCAAAAATATGCATATGCATCACTTTGCACTCCTTACATCCCAAACTGCTAGTCTGTTTTAGTTTGCAACGTTTATGAGCATATATGTAAAAAAGCTGGTTCGTTTAAAAACGAACCAGCTTTTTTTACTTAACTGAAAACATATATTTTTTATACGTTTTCCGTACCGATAGTATGAGCCCCATCATAATCATATTCGAGAATAAGGAACTTCCCCCGTACGATAAGAAAGGTAATGCAATACCTTTTACAGGCATTAATCCAACGATCATACCAATGTTTTGGAATATTTGAACCGTTAATATACCGATTGATCCAGCGCATAATAATGTACCAAATATATTATCAGCGGAATAACCAATAATAATTGTTCGATATAGTAGTAATAGGAACAAGAACACAACTAACGCCGCGACTATAAACCCACCTTCTTCGGCAATTGTAGCGA includes:
- a CDS encoding aromatic acid exporter family protein — its product is MFKIGYRTVKTAIGTGAAVFIAQLLGLEFYSSAGILVILCVQNTKRKSLQVSLHRFLACVLSMVFAFCIFETIGYTPLAISILLLTFIPTAVMLKIQEGIVTSSVIVMHLYSLKQITWLIVGNEIAILTIGISVALLVNMYMPSSENKLKEYQDKIESNFKTILFEMVVYLRNRESSWSGAELIETENMLNEARDLSFKKLENAFMREDDYYYRYFNMRMQQFEILERMIPLAASLSWTYEQADMIADVVENIGNAISPESTGVISLRQLQEMRELFRDMPLPATREEFEIRAKLVQLVYEMEQYLLIKSRFKGKDNIKELI
- a CDS encoding amino acid ABC transporter ATP-binding protein; the encoded protein is MIKIENLHKSFGKNEVLKGITTTIEKGEVVAIIGPSGSGKSTFLRCMNMLEAPTNGHIWIGTEEVTNPKTNVMHVRENVGMVFQHFHLFPHMTVLENITYAPINVKGVTKQEAEKKAEKLLEKVGLVDKKDTYPNRLSGGQKQRVAIARALAMEPEVMLFDEPTSALDPEMVKEVLEVMKSLVTTGMTMAIVTHEMGFAKEVADRVLFLDGGKLVEDSAPEEFFAAPKSERAQQFLQKIL
- a CDS encoding amino acid ABC transporter permease; its protein translation is MNLDFSAITPSIPYILKGLEVTLKIVAVSALAGFILGTLLALCKIARIRALNIAADFYTSIFRGTPLVLQLMIIYFGVPQIIGYEIPAFLAAVLAFSLNSGAYMSEVIRAGIQAVDKGQTEAAMALGIPYGKMMRNIIFPQALKNILPALVNEFATLTKESAVVTVIGATDLMRRAYIVGGETFKYLEPLLFVGLIYYMLVIILTLVGKAIEGRMKKSD
- a CDS encoding transporter substrate-binding domain-containing protein, with protein sequence MKKLLSISFALILIVSIFSACSNGESKETKGNKKVLVMGTSADYKPYEYVEASKSDEIIGFDVDVAKYIGKELGYEVKVKDMDFGGLLASLSSGKVDFVMAGMTPTAERKNNVDFTDIYFVAKNMVVSKKDSNIKSVEDLKGKKVGVQTGSIQEEKAAEFKKQVDFKVEGRDRIPEIVQEIKAGRFDAAIIEDTVAKNYLEKMKDLQGIEIKEAPEEVGAAIALPKNSDKTAEFNKVIKKMQENGEMDKLVKKWFGSEK
- a CDS encoding BrxA/BrxB family bacilliredoxin, whose protein sequence is MNDVVRQAREEIVSAGYTELTTPEAVEEAFKRNGTTLVMVNSVCGCAGGIARPAAAHSVHYDKRPNHLVTVFAGQDKEATARAREYFEGYPPSSPSFALLKDGKIVTMVERHEIEGHEPMQVIAKLQSYFEENCEEL
- a CDS encoding YjdF family protein, with the translated sequence MELTVYHDGQFFVGIITCKEQGKLYGARYIFGTEPSDEEVLMFVNGSLLEHFQHFAKCGVEVKEKQRPKNIKRIIRQVAKETNVKRFTKAQEAISLSYELHKQEKKVQSKEKREAEKERRRLIKVQKAKQKHRGH
- a CDS encoding NUDIX hydrolase, yielding MGYVEELRKIVGHRPLILVGAVVLVINENGYVLLQQRTEPYGKWGLPGGLMELSESPEETAYREVYEETGIRVKNLRLINVFSGANYFTKLANGDEFQSVTTAYYTDEYEGDFVMNKEEAVQLKFFSVTELPDYIVGSHKKMIVEYMKIMEKKI
- a CDS encoding DUF421 domain-containing protein, translated to MHMHIFEGARHLSIGEWVVRAIIAYIFLILVAKAMGQRSIAQLRFLDVVLVLLLGGNISNALSDEKVGLLGSMITTFILVVLHIVSSILMLKWDRWRRFLEPAPIVLIHNGSIDFSNLKKARITAEYLFSELRMRNVSDIQTVKLALWEASGVVSIFQYPEYEAASRRDLKVAGRRSPVSFILVKDGRIQQDVLALIGKTEEWAKEFLEKSAEIESIMLATVDESHKINILLKK